In a single window of the Pseudomonas oryzihabitans genome:
- a CDS encoding GNAT family N-acetyltransferase: protein MKIHRLGPEFAPAYRQLMLEAYARYPEAFTSSVQEREGLPLDWWERRLQVGDQVRELVWGATEGKALLGVAGLRLETREKVRHKATLFGLYVPDRHRRLGIGGALLAELLTYAKDIATLKVVQLTVTEGNQAARALYERAGFLTFGVEPMAVAVGGTFVSKVHLWCDVRLLRRKTNCLDGVLG from the coding sequence ATGAAGATTCACCGTCTGGGACCTGAATTCGCGCCGGCCTATAGGCAACTGATGCTGGAAGCCTATGCCAGGTACCCGGAGGCCTTTACGTCCAGCGTGCAGGAACGAGAAGGACTGCCACTCGATTGGTGGGAGCGGCGGCTGCAGGTCGGCGATCAGGTGCGGGAGCTGGTCTGGGGAGCGACGGAAGGAAAGGCCTTGCTGGGCGTGGCCGGGCTCCGGCTCGAAACGCGGGAGAAGGTGCGGCACAAGGCGACGCTGTTTGGTCTGTACGTGCCTGATCGGCATAGACGGCTGGGAATAGGCGGAGCCTTGCTGGCCGAGCTGCTGACGTATGCGAAGGATATTGCCACGCTCAAGGTCGTTCAGCTGACGGTGACCGAGGGTAATCAGGCTGCCCGGGCGCTGTATGAGCGGGCGGGTTTCCTGACCTTTGGTGTGGAGCCGATGGCGGTGGCGGTAGGGGGGACCTTCGTCTCAAAGGTGCACCTGTGGTGTGACGTGCGCCTACTGCGCAGGAAGACGAATTGCCTGGATGGAGTTCTTGGCTGA
- a CDS encoding type II toxin-antitoxin system RelE family toxin has protein sequence MKWSVRFHPDVEHDLAQLGKAEAKRVLKVIRERIAESEPEKIGKPLRGALAGHRGIRTGDVRIVYRIEGTEIILVLCVGARRDDEAANRRV, from the coding sequence ATGAAATGGAGCGTTCGGTTTCACCCTGATGTCGAGCACGATCTCGCCCAGCTAGGCAAAGCTGAGGCGAAAAGGGTACTCAAAGTTATCCGGGAACGGATCGCTGAAAGTGAACCTGAAAAAATTGGCAAGCCACTCCGCGGCGCCCTCGCAGGGCATCGCGGGATCAGGACGGGCGATGTACGCATCGTTTACAGGATCGAAGGCACGGAAATCATACTGGTCCTATGTGTAGGGGCCAGACGTGATGACGAGGCTGCCAATAGAAGAGTCTGA
- a CDS encoding TonB-dependent siderophore receptor produces MNTQGTLCQPVRQPRGALRQLLLIGALIPFPLTVLAASVAEQSATELDTLTIEGNRLYDMAPSEQTGGYTVDSATVGTKTPAALRDIPQSITSYTSEYIKDRNFNTLDELAKSTAGLRVLTNDSGRSSIYSRGYEYDEYNVDGLPAPMTSIFGTVPILSPFDRVEIMRGPSGLFNSTSELGGIVNMVRKRGTEDFQGHITGRYGSWDTNYQEIDLAGPLTASKNVRGRFVASRADSNGEVDYNANTDQSYYGDLDIDLSDATQLSFGLIHQVKNLTPHNGYPTDAQGNLLDFSQSRFLGADWNYFDGKTTDGIFELTHRFDNGGYGRIAARASHREADYLYAFTGGAVQANGNTSIRASTRDFEQDAYSLDASYSQPFEALGQVSEFVVGTDYKHYDTDYQNGNSVLGTVNVNSYSPTRFAKPARAYQTDFSGEDREFGLYSKVTFRPIERLALIGGARVSWYKGEAYTTTLASGAEAGESQKHSGFVTPYLGTVYDLDDYHSLYASYSKVYKPQSELDDQGKALDPREGDQYELGIKGSYFNGDMNARLSIFQLTDENRAARPFDANGVAITTYSDSSGKTRVKGAEIEVSGKLTEQWEMLAGYTYMDTQNLSGDGNTLFEAMPKHMASLWTKYTLAGGPLTGLSIGGGVTAMSDFSQTNQTSGVTVSAPGYATVDAKFSYPVTKQLTATLDVNNLLDKEYWSRVGSVSTFNFQGPSRSVMVGARYDF; encoded by the coding sequence ATGAACACCCAAGGAACCCTCTGCCAGCCCGTCCGCCAGCCACGTGGAGCGCTTCGTCAGCTACTCCTGATCGGCGCCCTGATTCCCTTTCCCCTGACGGTGCTCGCCGCCTCGGTCGCGGAGCAGAGCGCCACGGAGCTGGACACCCTGACCATCGAAGGCAATCGCCTCTATGACATGGCGCCCTCGGAGCAGACCGGTGGCTATACCGTGGATTCGGCGACCGTGGGCACCAAGACGCCGGCGGCACTGCGCGACATTCCCCAGTCGATCACCTCCTACACCAGCGAGTACATCAAGGATCGCAACTTCAACACCCTGGACGAGCTGGCCAAGTCCACCGCCGGGCTGCGGGTGCTCACCAACGACAGCGGGCGTTCCTCCATCTATTCGCGTGGTTACGAATACGACGAATACAACGTCGACGGGCTGCCGGCGCCTATGACCAGCATCTTCGGCACCGTGCCCATCCTGTCGCCCTTCGACCGAGTCGAGATCATGCGTGGCCCCTCGGGGCTGTTCAACAGCACCAGCGAGCTGGGCGGTATCGTCAACATGGTGCGCAAGCGCGGCACCGAGGATTTTCAGGGCCATATCACCGGGCGCTACGGCTCCTGGGACACCAACTACCAGGAAATCGACCTGGCCGGCCCGCTCACCGCGAGCAAGAACGTTCGCGGTCGTTTCGTCGCCTCGCGTGCCGACAGCAATGGCGAGGTGGACTACAACGCCAATACTGACCAGAGCTACTACGGCGACCTGGACATCGATCTGTCGGACGCCACCCAGCTTTCCTTCGGTCTGATCCATCAGGTCAAGAACCTCACCCCGCACAATGGCTATCCCACAGACGCCCAAGGCAATCTGCTGGACTTCAGCCAGTCGCGCTTCCTAGGGGCGGACTGGAACTACTTCGATGGCAAGACCACCGACGGCATCTTCGAGCTGACCCACAGGTTCGATAACGGCGGCTATGGGCGCATCGCCGCCCGAGCCTCGCACCGGGAGGCGGATTACCTCTATGCCTTCACCGGTGGGGCGGTGCAGGCCAACGGCAACACGAGCATTCGCGCCAGTACCCGGGACTTCGAGCAGGATGCCTACTCCCTCGACGCCAGCTACAGCCAGCCGTTCGAGGCGCTAGGGCAGGTCAGCGAATTCGTCGTCGGGACGGACTACAAGCACTACGACACCGACTACCAGAACGGCAACAGCGTCCTGGGTACGGTCAATGTGAACAGCTATTCGCCGACACGCTTCGCCAAGCCGGCCCGTGCCTATCAGACCGATTTCAGTGGCGAGGATCGCGAGTTCGGTCTTTATTCCAAGGTCACCTTCCGGCCCATCGAGCGCCTGGCGCTGATCGGCGGTGCGCGCGTCTCCTGGTACAAGGGCGAGGCTTATACCACCACCCTGGCCAGCGGCGCCGAGGCGGGGGAGAGCCAGAAGCACAGCGGCTTCGTCACTCCCTATCTGGGCACCGTCTACGACCTGGACGACTATCACTCCCTCTATGCCAGCTATTCCAAGGTCTACAAACCGCAGAGCGAGCTGGATGACCAGGGCAAGGCGCTGGATCCGCGCGAGGGTGACCAGTACGAGCTCGGGATCAAGGGCAGCTACTTCAACGGCGACATGAACGCACGGCTGTCGATCTTCCAGCTGACCGACGAGAACCGGGCAGCCCGGCCCTTCGACGCCAACGGCGTGGCCATCACCACCTATTCCGACAGCTCCGGCAAGACGCGGGTGAAGGGTGCCGAGATCGAGGTCAGCGGCAAGCTCACCGAGCAGTGGGAAATGCTTGCTGGCTACACCTACATGGATACCCAGAACCTCAGCGGTGATGGCAATACCCTGTTCGAAGCCATGCCCAAGCACATGGCCTCGCTGTGGACCAAGTACACCCTGGCGGGTGGCCCGCTGACCGGTCTGAGCATCGGCGGCGGGGTGACCGCGATGAGCGATTTCTCCCAGACCAACCAGACCTCTGGAGTCACCGTGTCCGCCCCCGGCTATGCCACGGTGGATGCCAAGTTCTCCTATCCCGTGACCAAGCAGCTCACCGCGACCCTGGACGTGAACAACCTTCTCGACAAGGAATACTGGTCGCGCGTAGGTTCGGTCTCCACCTTCAACTTCCAGGGCCCCTCGCGCAGCGTGATGGTCGGGGCGCGTTACGACTTCTGA
- a CDS encoding MbtH family protein encodes MDALNPFDDPAQVLLILRNARGQCSLWPEAMTVPSGWEPVFGPALRAACDDWLASHWRDIRPAASLLF; translated from the coding sequence ATGGACGCTCTCAATCCCTTCGACGATCCCGCGCAGGTGCTGCTGATTCTGCGCAATGCCCGGGGCCAGTGCAGCCTCTGGCCGGAGGCCATGACCGTTCCCTCCGGCTGGGAGCCGGTGTTCGGGCCCGCGCTGCGCGCGGCTTGTGACGATTGGCTGGCCAGCCACTGGCGCGATATCCGCCCGGCCGCCTCTCTGCTTTTCTGA
- a CDS encoding type II toxin-antitoxin system Phd/YefM family antitoxin, with the protein MVRGFSAKLKEVTSGEVTHLVIFKDNEPAAVLVGVEAYQALQDELEDLRAERLAIERLSTLDKQKTVSLEDMEARFE; encoded by the coding sequence ATGGTTCGGGGCTTTAGCGCGAAATTGAAAGAGGTCACCAGTGGTGAGGTCACTCACCTAGTTATTTTCAAGGACAACGAGCCGGCTGCAGTGTTAGTAGGCGTAGAGGCCTACCAAGCTCTGCAGGACGAACTCGAAGACCTCCGTGCTGAGCGGCTCGCCATTGAGCGCCTTTCCACCTTGGATAAACAGAAGACAGTGAGCCTTGAGGACATGGAGGCTCGCTTCGAATAG
- the fes gene encoding enterochelin esterase produces MKDSLFQRDDVGSESWWQAVACRGTPLIEPTVGRRYRLTFLWRDPQGTAEHSNTQRVWLNITGVTDHHQPGLPQSLTRLPGTDVWAWETELDGGWRGSYCLIPTGQPAAFEDESQPDLQGIRLWWRSVFPLAQADRLNPRRAWQGGRGLAVSGVHLPGAPAQPAWASFDDRSLSPAAPSRMQQYQWDSIQLGNSRPVWVFTTGNTTPMERPLAILLDGQFWAEAMPIGTPLQQLTDAGQLPEAVYLLIDNSDRALRGSELPCNPAFWRAVQEELLPQVRDWAPHAQSAPSTVVAGQSFGGLAALYAALHWPERFGCALSQSGSFWWPLRGAPGRLFEALESGQGSRHPLRLFIEAGLREPAILEASRALVERLREQGHDLDYREIDGGHDALWWRGGLLDGLVRLWQPLVAADAHR; encoded by the coding sequence ATGAAAGATTCACTCTTCCAGCGGGACGATGTGGGCAGCGAGTCCTGGTGGCAGGCCGTCGCCTGCCGCGGCACGCCGCTGATCGAACCCACCGTGGGCAGGCGCTATCGCCTGACCTTTCTCTGGCGTGATCCCCAGGGCACGGCCGAACACTCTAATACCCAGCGGGTCTGGCTCAACATTACTGGCGTCACCGACCATCACCAGCCGGGCTTGCCGCAGAGCCTCACCCGCTTGCCGGGCACCGATGTCTGGGCCTGGGAGACCGAGCTGGACGGAGGCTGGCGTGGCAGCTACTGCCTCATCCCTACCGGGCAGCCGGCCGCTTTCGAAGACGAGTCCCAACCTGACCTCCAGGGTATCCGTCTGTGGTGGCGCAGCGTCTTTCCCCTGGCCCAGGCCGACCGGCTCAATCCCCGCCGTGCCTGGCAGGGTGGCCGAGGACTGGCGGTATCTGGCGTGCATCTGCCAGGCGCACCAGCGCAGCCAGCCTGGGCGTCCTTCGATGACCGCAGTCTGTCTCCGGCTGCCCCATCAAGAATGCAGCAGTATCAGTGGGACAGCATCCAGTTGGGTAACAGTCGCCCGGTCTGGGTCTTCACGACTGGCAATACCACCCCTATGGAGCGACCGCTGGCCATCCTGCTGGATGGTCAGTTTTGGGCGGAGGCAATGCCCATAGGCACGCCGCTGCAGCAGCTCACCGATGCCGGCCAGCTCCCGGAGGCGGTCTATTTGCTGATCGACAACAGTGACCGTGCCCTACGCGGCAGCGAGCTGCCCTGCAATCCCGCGTTCTGGCGGGCGGTGCAGGAAGAGTTGCTGCCTCAGGTGCGCGACTGGGCGCCTCATGCCCAGTCAGCGCCCTCCACTGTCGTCGCCGGGCAAAGTTTTGGCGGATTGGCCGCGCTCTATGCGGCGCTGCACTGGCCGGAGCGCTTCGGTTGCGCCCTGAGCCAGTCCGGCTCCTTCTGGTGGCCGCTGCGCGGCGCGCCGGGACGGCTGTTCGAGGCGCTGGAAAGCGGGCAGGGAAGCAGGCATCCCTTGCGGCTGTTCATCGAGGCGGGACTGCGCGAACCGGCCATCCTCGAAGCTTCCCGTGCCTTGGTCGAGCGCCTGCGCGAGCAGGGTCATGACCTCGACTATCGCGAGATCGATGGGGGCCATGATGCCCTCTGGTGGCGCGGGGGCCTGCTCGATGGCCTGGTCCGGCTCTGGCAACCCCTGGTCGCAGCCGACGCCCACCGCTAA
- a CDS encoding putative bifunctional diguanylate cyclase/phosphodiesterase yields the protein MPVGPFSFAPVLERLFHQDIHEQRSRHLTRCLLIGTLSYNSFLLWWWLLMEDALPWAAGQMLGIATPFTLLVICLLRVAPIRWREALALLPFYVGLLVVYNLVINGPAGKEMNQTLFIFTWPLMLTFVNTCMKSALPPALAFNGFALTVICIAVHEAPVSTIVGGLMITNAVVMAFFSLLASYWLNVEGRRTYLYKLREEVRLASLNSANQDLQILSETDSLTGLANRRQLRPLLEAFWQSRLAGEQGAVLLIDVDHFKRYNDHYGHLAGDECLRTVATTLAVGLGAGDLVGRYGGEEFVVILRHVGPAQALAAAETILQRIRDLQIPHQGRQDDKTYVTVSIGIARSGIVGLSTADDLLDCADRALYRAKRDGRDRVFEGGVEAVLGAPLEHADLLTPDDVRKGLASNEFLLHYQPIYRVQPQQVIGYEALLRWKHPTLGMVSPDIFIPLAEQGNFIIALGEWVVKEACLAASQWPPHLSVSINLSPLQFADPMLHERVSAALRLSRLAPSRLVLEVTEGVELVIDTKTRQSFALLQLLGIRMALDDFGSGYAGLGPILELPFQLIKLDRRILAIQDEEQRGQVLTSLLLLGQAMKLEVLCEGVENAAQLALLQQLGVRLAQGYLLGRPEADPVSQERLPLEIENY from the coding sequence GTGCCCGTGGGGCCCTTTTCCTTCGCACCGGTGCTGGAGCGCCTGTTTCATCAGGACATCCATGAACAGCGCAGCCGCCATCTCACCCGCTGCCTCCTCATCGGGACCTTGAGCTACAACAGCTTCCTGCTCTGGTGGTGGCTGCTGATGGAAGATGCCCTGCCGTGGGCAGCCGGCCAGATGCTGGGAATAGCCACCCCCTTCACGCTGCTGGTCATCTGCCTGCTGCGGGTGGCCCCCATTCGTTGGCGCGAAGCCCTGGCCCTGCTGCCGTTCTACGTCGGCCTGCTGGTGGTCTACAACCTGGTGATCAATGGCCCGGCCGGCAAGGAAATGAACCAGACGCTGTTCATTTTCACCTGGCCGCTGATGCTCACCTTCGTCAACACCTGCATGAAGAGCGCTCTGCCGCCTGCCCTTGCGTTCAACGGCTTCGCGCTAACAGTCATCTGCATCGCCGTTCACGAGGCCCCCGTGTCGACCATCGTGGGCGGTTTGATGATCACCAATGCCGTCGTGATGGCGTTCTTTTCCCTCCTGGCCAGTTACTGGCTCAATGTCGAGGGTCGTCGCACCTATCTGTACAAGTTGCGCGAAGAAGTCCGCCTGGCGTCCTTGAATTCGGCCAACCAGGACCTGCAGATCCTCTCGGAAACGGACTCGCTCACTGGCCTCGCCAATCGCCGTCAGCTGCGTCCGCTGCTCGAAGCCTTCTGGCAATCGCGCCTGGCAGGTGAGCAAGGCGCCGTGCTCCTGATCGATGTGGATCATTTCAAGCGCTACAACGATCACTATGGCCACCTCGCCGGCGACGAATGCCTACGCACCGTGGCTACCACCTTGGCGGTCGGCCTGGGCGCTGGCGACCTGGTTGGCCGTTACGGTGGCGAAGAGTTTGTCGTCATCCTCAGGCACGTCGGTCCGGCCCAGGCACTCGCTGCGGCGGAAACCATCCTGCAACGCATTCGTGACCTGCAGATTCCGCATCAGGGGCGTCAGGACGACAAGACCTATGTCACCGTCAGCATAGGCATCGCGCGCAGCGGCATCGTCGGCTTGAGTACTGCGGACGATCTGCTGGATTGCGCGGATCGAGCCCTCTACCGCGCCAAACGCGATGGCCGTGATCGGGTGTTCGAAGGTGGGGTCGAGGCCGTCCTGGGTGCGCCTCTGGAGCATGCGGATCTGCTCACGCCGGACGATGTCCGCAAGGGACTCGCCAGTAATGAATTCCTGTTGCACTACCAACCCATCTACCGCGTTCAGCCGCAGCAGGTGATCGGCTACGAGGCGCTGCTGCGCTGGAAGCACCCTACCCTCGGCATGGTATCGCCGGACATCTTCATTCCGCTGGCCGAACAGGGCAACTTCATCATCGCCCTGGGCGAATGGGTGGTGAAGGAGGCCTGCCTGGCAGCCAGCCAGTGGCCGCCTCACCTGAGCGTCTCCATCAATCTTTCACCGTTGCAGTTTGCCGACCCCATGCTGCACGAACGGGTATCCGCGGCGCTCAGGCTCTCCCGTCTCGCGCCTAGTCGGCTGGTCCTGGAAGTCACCGAAGGTGTGGAACTGGTCATTGATACCAAGACCCGCCAGTCCTTTGCCCTCCTCCAGCTGCTGGGCATCCGCATGGCCCTGGATGATTTCGGCAGTGGCTATGCCGGGCTGGGCCCCATCCTGGAGCTACCCTTCCAGCTGATCAAGCTTGATCGCCGGATTCTGGCCATCCAGGACGAGGAGCAACGCGGGCAGGTCCTGACCTCGTTGCTGTTATTGGGCCAGGCGATGAAGCTGGAAGTACTTTGCGAAGGCGTGGAAAACGCGGCGCAGCTGGCGCTGCTGCAACAGCTGGGCGTTCGGCTCGCACAGGGCTACCTGCTCGGCAGACCCGAGGCAGATCCCGTTTCCCAGGAGAGATTGCCCCTGGAAATCGAGAATTACTAA